TGCCGACCGCCTCCTCCTCGACGGCGGCCGACTCGCGCCCGGCGCGCTGGAGTTGTGCCATCTGAGCGCGCTGTACGACGCCGCGTACTTCGCGCTCGCGCCCAGCAGCACCCCGGGCCGCTTCCGGTACGGCACCACGCACTGGCTCGGTTCCGTGCACCCGGTCGCGGTCGGCGCCGTCGAGCAGGAGACGCTCCGCCGCCGCGCCCTGCTGCACCGCATCTGGCCGGACCCGGCGACCGACAGCGCACCGCTGGAACGCGTGGACACCGCCGCCGCCCCGGCGGTCCCGCTCCGGCAGAGCGCGGTACTGGCCCTGGTGGACGGCGTGCGCACCGCCACGGACATCGCCCGCGACCTGGGCAGACCGGCCTTCCACACCCTGGTGTCGATACGCCGCCTGGCGGCGGCCGGCCTGATCGCGCCCCGCCCGCCCCTGCCGGGCACAGGCGGCCCCCGGACCGAGCACCCGTTACCGGACCAGGGCGTCCTCACCGCACCCGGCCACCCCTCCCCCGGGCACACCGCCCCCACCGACCCCGGGAGCGCCGGTGCCACCACCCGCACCGGCCCGGCGCACGCCGCCCCCCGCACCGGCCACGCGCGCGCCGACGACCCCAGCGCTCCCGAGCCCCCGGGGCACGCCGCTCCGGGACACCCCGGGCACCTCGATACCCCCGCCCCCACATGGCCCGACCCCGCCGAACACCCCGACATCGCACTGCTGAAGAGGGTCAGGGATGCGCTGGAGGCCCTTTGAGCGGCAGCAACCGCCGCAGCCCGCACCGCGACAGCCGACGCCGCGCCGAGCGACGCCGCGCCAACCGCCTCGACCGCCCGCCGAGAGGAGAGCCCTGATGGCGGTGGAACCCCCGATCCTCGACGAACTCCACCGGCTGAGAGCCCGCGTCCCCCAACTGACCGGCGCCCTCGCCGCCAGCGTGGACGGCCTGGTCATCGCCCACGACACCCCCGGCGTCGAGCCGGACGGCCTCGCCGCCCTCACCGCCGCCGCACTCGGCGTCGCGGTACGGGTCACAGACGCGACCGGCCGGGGTGACCTGCGCGAACTGCTGGTCCGCGGCGTCAGCGGCTACGTGGCGACGTACGCCGCGGGCCAGACCGCCGTACTGACGCTGCTCGCCGAGGACCGCGTGAACGTCGGCCGCCTGCACCTGGAGGGCCGCCGCACCGGCGCCCGCATCGGTGAGCTGGTCGACAACCTGCCACCGGCCCCACCCGAGCCCCCCACGCGGCCCGAGACGGCCCCCACGACCCGCTCCAAGCCCGTCCGCCGGACTCCCCGCACCCCCACGAACACATCCACCACCACGGAAAACTGAGAGGAACCCAACCACCATGGCCAACACCGAGACCGCCCTCAAGGAAGCAC
This region of Streptomyces chromofuscus genomic DNA includes:
- a CDS encoding transcriptional regulator, producing the protein MTMVSTTPPPRLPVRDKAARPRTGGVSPMLTRLAAERATGVLVRATGTLYLAEGRVVHAESPLAPGLDVLLTAHGTLDARDWQDALDRAGEPDTADRLLLDGGRLAPGALELCHLSALYDAAYFALAPSSTPGRFRYGTTHWLGSVHPVAVGAVEQETLRRRALLHRIWPDPATDSAPLERVDTAAAPAVPLRQSAVLALVDGVRTATDIARDLGRPAFHTLVSIRRLAAAGLIAPRPPLPGTGGPRTEHPLPDQGVLTAPGHPSPGHTAPTDPGSAGATTRTGPAHAAPRTGHARADDPSAPEPPGHAAPGHPGHLDTPAPTWPDPAEHPDIALLKRVRDALEAL
- a CDS encoding roadblock/LC7 domain-containing protein is translated as MAVEPPILDELHRLRARVPQLTGALAASVDGLVIAHDTPGVEPDGLAALTAAALGVAVRVTDATGRGDLRELLVRGVSGYVATYAAGQTAVLTLLAEDRVNVGRLHLEGRRTGARIGELVDNLPPAPPEPPTRPETAPTTRSKPVRRTPRTPTNTSTTTEN